A single window of Asticcacaulis sp. AND118 DNA harbors:
- a CDS encoding YciI family protein — protein MHYMLLIAESDAGFADRDNENAGAYWGGWMAYSRAISEAGIFVSGAGLTPPSSATVIRFESAAQRVEDGPFIDTKEQIGGFFVIDVPDLDAALEWARRAPLTKGGSVEIRPCLPPPPQ, from the coding sequence ATGCACTACATGCTCCTTATTGCGGAAAGCGACGCCGGTTTCGCCGATCGCGACAATGAAAATGCCGGCGCCTACTGGGGCGGCTGGATGGCGTATTCGCGGGCCATCAGCGAAGCCGGGATATTCGTTTCTGGCGCGGGCCTGACCCCGCCGTCATCGGCGACGGTGATCCGCTTCGAAAGCGCGGCCCAGCGCGTGGAGGATGGCCCGTTCATCGACACCAAGGAACAGATCGGCGGTTTCTTCGTCATCGACGTGCCGGACCTCGACGCCGCCCTGGAATGGGCGCGCCGCGCCCCCCTGACCAAGGGCGGTTCCGTCGAAATCCGCCCGTGCCTGCCGCCTCCCCCGCAATGA
- a CDS encoding NrsF family protein: MSKPETDRLIEDLSRATAPVSVLSPRGLILWAALFLTVASVLIVAAYGARPEMRVLVGEWRVHENLSAYAKTGFFMAVAALALGLVKGMARPEGRLDKPQTALLALGVGGLAALTGAELVVHGWQAAMADLKGGASVCFLTVLSGGLGGLGAGWFLWLRRAAPGNPSLFGALSAFAASALMTVAYSLHCGHDAPIYLLLIYLAPNLVAAVLGGFAGRWLFRW, translated from the coding sequence ATGAGTAAGCCTGAAACCGACCGCCTGATCGAGGATCTGAGCCGCGCGACCGCCCCGGTAAGCGTCCTGAGCCCGCGCGGACTGATCTTATGGGCGGCCCTGTTCCTGACCGTGGCCAGTGTCCTTATCGTGGCCGCCTATGGCGCACGGCCCGAAATGCGCGTGCTGGTCGGCGAATGGCGCGTGCATGAGAATCTGTCCGCCTACGCCAAGACCGGGTTTTTCATGGCCGTGGCAGCATTGGCCCTGGGACTGGTGAAGGGGATGGCGCGTCCGGAAGGTCGGTTAGATAAACCTCAAACCGCCCTTCTGGCGCTGGGGGTCGGCGGACTGGCGGCGCTGACGGGCGCGGAACTGGTCGTCCATGGCTGGCAGGCCGCCATGGCGGACCTCAAGGGGGGCGCCTCGGTCTGCTTCCTGACCGTTCTCAGCGGCGGGCTCGGCGGGCTCGGCGCCGGTTGGTTCCTGTGGTTGCGCCGCGCCGCGCCGGGCAATCCCTCCCTGTTCGGCGCCCTGAGCGCGTTTGCCGCCTCGGCACTGATGACCGTCGCCTACAGCCTGCATTGCGGCCACGACGCGCCGATCTATCTGCTGCTGATCTATCTGGCGCCCAACCTGGTGGCTGCTGTTCTGGGCGGGTTTGCCGGACGCTGGCTCTTCAGATGGTAG
- a CDS encoding sodium-dependent bicarbonate transport family permease, with the protein MVQGMVSAPVLFFGLGLFAGLVRSNLSVPRSISQFLSIFLMMAIGLKGGMALRAEGAMTLEFAATLVVGVLFGLIQPVIGYALLKFTTSLDRPTAAATAAHYGSVSIVTFATAVSYLELNQVAFAGYIVAVVAMMEAPAIVSGLMLARGKSAQKRFSHLLAETATNGAVLLLIGSLLVGAVLGSETLTGVSALFIDPFQGVLCLFLLDMGLTVSRNLRHVRQFSLSLLAFGIYMPLIGALLGVIASRAIGLEDGTAFLFTVLCASASYIAVPAAMRVALPQAQQAIYIPMSLALTFPFNILIGIPLYFYMVGQ; encoded by the coding sequence TTGGTTCAGGGCATGGTTTCGGCCCCGGTTTTGTTTTTCGGTCTTGGCCTGTTTGCGGGTCTTGTTCGCTCCAACCTGAGCGTGCCACGCAGCATCAGTCAGTTCCTGTCGATCTTCCTGATGATGGCTATAGGCCTCAAGGGCGGTATGGCGCTCAGGGCCGAAGGCGCAATGACGCTCGAATTCGCCGCAACCCTCGTCGTCGGGGTCCTGTTTGGACTGATCCAGCCCGTGATCGGCTATGCGCTTTTGAAGTTCACCACCTCGCTCGACAGGCCGACGGCGGCTGCAACGGCAGCACATTATGGGTCGGTCAGCATCGTCACCTTCGCCACCGCCGTCAGCTATCTGGAGCTGAATCAGGTCGCCTTCGCAGGCTATATCGTCGCGGTAGTCGCTATGATGGAGGCCCCGGCGATCGTTTCCGGCCTGATGCTGGCGCGCGGAAAGAGCGCGCAGAAACGGTTCAGCCACCTCCTTGCGGAGACGGCCACCAACGGCGCGGTCCTGTTGCTCATCGGCTCCCTGCTCGTCGGCGCGGTTCTTGGATCGGAGACGCTGACCGGCGTCAGCGCCCTTTTCATTGATCCGTTTCAGGGCGTCCTTTGCCTGTTTCTGCTCGACATGGGGCTGACCGTCAGTCGGAACCTGAGACACGTCAGGCAGTTCTCGTTAAGCTTGCTGGCTTTCGGGATATATATGCCCCTGATAGGCGCCCTTCTCGGCGTAATCGCCAGTCGGGCCATCGGCCTGGAAGATGGAACGGCCTTCCTGTTTACAGTCCTGTGCGCCTCAGCATCTTATATCGCTGTTCCAGCGGCCATGCGCGTGGCATTGCCGCAGGCGCAACAGGCGATCTATATCCCGATGAGCCTCGCCCTGACTTTTCCCTTCAACATCCTGATAGGCATTCCCCTTTACTTTTACATGGTCGGTCAATAG
- a CDS encoding sigma-70 family RNA polymerase sigma factor — protein sequence MRAAQTGDAEAYRALLTALRPWLAAYFRRRLQSPDTEDLIQITLVSVHEKRHTYDAGAPFMPWIAAVARHKLIDHVRRHGRYVHVELDEQNEPVDEASLGLPAAIARRDVQVLLSQLPVEQARVIRLHKVEELSLDDVSRLTGKSVAAVKVIIHRGLRKLREAVGTPRKVYEDE from the coding sequence ATGCGCGCCGCGCAAACCGGCGACGCCGAGGCTTACCGCGCCCTGCTCACTGCCTTGCGTCCGTGGCTGGCGGCCTATTTTCGCCGGCGCCTGCAATCGCCGGATACGGAGGATCTGATCCAGATTACCCTCGTCAGCGTGCATGAAAAGCGCCATACCTACGATGCCGGCGCGCCCTTCATGCCGTGGATCGCGGCGGTCGCCCGGCACAAGCTGATCGACCACGTTCGTCGCCACGGCCGTTACGTGCATGTCGAGCTGGATGAACAGAATGAACCGGTGGACGAGGCCAGCCTCGGCCTGCCTGCCGCCATCGCGCGGCGCGACGTGCAGGTTCTTTTATCGCAACTGCCCGTCGAACAGGCCCGTGTCATCCGCCTGCACAAGGTGGAGGAGCTTAGCCTCGACGACGTCTCGCGCCTGACGGGCAAATCGGTGGCCGCCGTGAAGGTCATCATCCACAGAGGATTGAGAAAGTTACGGGAAGCCGTCGGCACGCCCCGGAAAGTGTATGAAGATGAGTAA
- a CDS encoding NrsF family protein translates to MVEPQRDPIERLIIDLRPVTPLNPLRLLLLSVVVAGLILAVVFSIYGIRPDIFRSAEDGAWIPPTAILKPLMWAWVGFSALHVVVDLSRPEGRLHWSDLAPLPVVALGQLGLTSLEVAREGWAATFAPGFGQANLCAGTLLAATFLGMRLADPVWLKFTASSHPMVLRLMTAIAFATLAAAAYALHCPMDQPYYMVGVYTPAIAFAALIESTRPL, encoded by the coding sequence ATGGTAGAGCCGCAGCGAGACCCGATCGAGCGGCTCATAATCGATCTTCGCCCCGTTACGCCGCTCAATCCCCTGCGGCTGCTGCTTCTGAGCGTCGTCGTCGCTGGATTGATCTTAGCAGTTGTTTTCAGCATCTACGGGATACGGCCAGATATTTTTCGCAGCGCTGAGGACGGCGCCTGGATACCGCCTACAGCTATACTGAAGCCTCTGATGTGGGCGTGGGTCGGTTTTTCCGCATTGCATGTCGTCGTCGATCTCTCCAGACCAGAAGGCCGTTTACACTGGAGCGATCTGGCCCCGCTGCCGGTCGTTGCGCTTGGGCAATTGGGCCTCACGTCGTTGGAGGTCGCCCGTGAGGGCTGGGCCGCGACCTTTGCTCCCGGTTTCGGTCAGGCGAACCTGTGTGCGGGCACCCTCCTCGCCGCCACCTTTCTGGGCATGAGGCTTGCGGATCCGGTGTGGCTGAAATTCACCGCGTCCTCCCACCCGATGGTACTGAGGCTGATGACGGCGATCGCCTTTGCCACCCTTGCTGCCGCTGCCTATGCCCTGCACTGTCCTATGGATCAGCCGTATTACATGGTCGGCGTTTACACGCCGGCTATCGCGTTTGCAGCGCTGATCGAAAGCACTCGTCCGTTGTGA
- a CDS encoding RNA polymerase sigma factor yields MVFRSSAGLIAARLGSRFRDLDLAQDALSAAFSAALKAWPVSGIPRVPEAWLYQVARRYVLDTFRRRATADDYRRALIPEDAVAEASFETDFPDERLKLLFVCAHPSIAADLHVPLMLNTVMRVEAHRLAGAFVVPASTMSQRLTRAKAKIRDARIPFIIPEARDLAPRLHSVLGAIYAGYGIGWDEARQRAGTEDLSRECLDLARLTAELSSRAPEALGLLALLLFSEARRDSRCREGVYVPLAQQDTSTWRREDMVEGARLLNAAFAGRHIGPFQIMAAIQNAHIDARLTGTDFSSAILQLYVSLRHLAPSLGVETAYAIALANAATPEQGLEVLDTLDLERVRNYQPYWAARAELLRRLARSEETAYALERAIGLTTDPAVRAYLMHKSLASTL; encoded by the coding sequence ATGGTCTTTCGGTCGTCCGCCGGCCTCATCGCTGCACGTCTGGGCAGCCGTTTCCGCGATCTGGATCTGGCGCAGGACGCCTTGAGCGCGGCTTTCTCAGCCGCGCTCAAGGCATGGCCTGTCAGCGGTATCCCAAGGGTGCCTGAAGCCTGGCTTTATCAGGTGGCCCGGCGCTACGTGCTCGATACCTTCCGGCGGCGGGCAACCGCCGATGATTACAGGCGCGCGCTCATTCCCGAAGACGCCGTCGCCGAGGCGTCTTTCGAGACGGACTTTCCCGACGAACGGCTGAAACTGTTGTTCGTTTGCGCGCACCCGTCGATCGCGGCCGATCTGCACGTGCCCCTGATGCTGAACACGGTGATGCGGGTCGAGGCCCATCGTTTGGCCGGTGCCTTCGTGGTGCCGGCGTCTACCATGAGCCAGCGTCTGACGCGCGCCAAGGCGAAGATAAGGGACGCGCGCATACCTTTCATCATTCCCGAAGCCCGTGACCTGGCTCCCCGCCTGCACAGCGTGCTCGGGGCCATCTATGCCGGTTATGGCATAGGTTGGGACGAAGCCCGGCAGCGGGCTGGCACCGAAGACCTGTCGCGCGAATGTCTCGACCTCGCCCGCCTCACGGCGGAACTGTCCAGCCGCGCCCCGGAAGCCCTGGGCCTGCTCGCCCTGCTATTGTTTTCCGAAGCCCGGCGCGACAGCCGATGCCGGGAAGGCGTCTATGTCCCCTTGGCGCAACAGGATACCTCCACGTGGCGCCGCGAAGACATGGTCGAGGGCGCACGGCTGCTTAACGCGGCTTTTGCCGGCCGGCATATCGGTCCGTTCCAGATCATGGCCGCCATTCAGAACGCGCACATTGACGCCCGACTGACGGGGACCGATTTCTCGTCCGCGATCCTTCAATTGTACGTAAGTCTGCGCCATCTGGCGCCGTCTCTGGGGGTCGAGACGGCCTATGCCATCGCCCTGGCCAATGCCGCCACACCGGAACAAGGGCTGGAGGTGCTGGATACACTGGACCTGGAGCGGGTGCGCAATTACCAACCTTACTGGGCGGCGCGGGCCGAATTGCTGAGGCGGCTGGCGCGCAGCGAAGAGACCGCCTACGCTCTGGAACGGGCGATCGGCCTGACGACGGACCCGGCAGTCAGAGCCTATCTGATGCACAAAAGCCTGGCATCGACGCTCTAA
- a CDS encoding LysR family transcriptional regulator — MSFNTDSQTLKAFMALAETLNFTRAADKVGRSQSALSMQIRRLEDSVGHALFERTQRYVKLTHEGEIFLGYARSILDLQREAYSQLNAPEIEGEIRLGTPEDFATHYLPDVLAAFRTLHPRVLLNVSCDLTLNLIKAFEQGQHDIVLVKRDPQTVDGGVRVWREPLVWVTGETLRGASGGVNDKALTLALSPPPCIYRARALAALARQGRSWRIGYTSPSLTGTLAAVRSGLGISVLPANMIPKGVRVVDHGLGLPDLADAEIAMLTAGGLGPAGTMLARHIIDSLDQMRGH; from the coding sequence ATGTCATTCAATACCGACAGTCAGACGCTGAAAGCCTTCATGGCGCTGGCCGAAACCCTGAACTTCACCCGCGCCGCCGATAAGGTGGGCCGCAGCCAGTCCGCCTTGAGCATGCAGATACGGCGCTTGGAGGACAGTGTCGGGCATGCCCTGTTTGAGCGGACGCAGCGCTATGTGAAGCTGACACATGAGGGGGAGATATTTTTGGGCTATGCCCGATCGATTCTGGACCTCCAGCGCGAAGCCTATTCACAATTGAACGCGCCGGAAATTGAGGGCGAGATCCGCCTTGGCACGCCAGAGGATTTTGCCACCCATTATCTCCCCGATGTTCTTGCCGCGTTTCGCACCCTGCATCCGCGCGTGCTGCTGAACGTTAGTTGCGACCTGACGCTGAACCTCATCAAGGCGTTCGAGCAGGGCCAGCACGATATTGTCTTGGTCAAACGCGACCCGCAGACGGTGGATGGCGGTGTTCGGGTGTGGCGTGAACCGCTGGTCTGGGTGACGGGAGAGACATTGAGGGGAGCGTCTGGCGGAGTCAATGACAAGGCGCTTACATTGGCCCTGTCCCCGCCGCCCTGTATCTACCGGGCCCGCGCTCTGGCGGCGCTGGCGCGTCAGGGCCGTAGCTGGCGCATAGGCTATACCAGCCCCAGCCTGACGGGCACCCTGGCGGCAGTGCGATCGGGGCTGGGGATCAGCGTTCTGCCCGCCAATATGATACCCAAGGGCGTCAGGGTGGTCGATCATGGGCTGGGCTTGCCTGATCTGGCTGATGCCGAGATCGCCATGTTGACCGCCGGCGGCCTGGGGCCGGCGGGCACTATGCTGGCGCGGCACATCATCGACAGCCTCGACCAGATGCGGGGGCATTAA